CCTTGGGGCAGCGCCGGGGCGCATCCTGGTCGCGTCGGGACCGGGACTTGTGCGGTTGTGGCTTTCGCCCCGTGGTGTGGTCGTTGTTCGGGCAGGCTCGGCTGCCGGTCATCTCTTCGCGGGACCGTGCTCCTTGTCCTGTTCGGGAGGGAGCAGGTCCTCGGCATGGGGCGGTTCGCTCCGGCCGACGGGATCAATCACGTTAACGGCCGCGCCACCGGGGTGGGGGCCGGACAATACATGATCACGCGTCGGTCGGGTTCCGGCCTGCTCACGCCGCCTGCTGTGCCAGGGCGCGGACCTCGCCGTCACGCAGGGCGTAGTAGACGTAGGTGAGCAGCTTGCGGGCGGCTGCGGTCTTGGCCACGTTGCGGGCCGCGGTGCCGCGACGGTCGGTAATACGGTCGTGCAGGCGGCGCATCGGGGTGTCGGTCCGGCAGCGCTGGACGGCCTCGACGCAGGCCCAGCGCAGCAGCGCCGAGCCCTGCTTGGTGATGCGGCCGCGGTGGACCTTGGTGTCGGAAGCGCGGTGGCGCGGTGTCAGCCCGGCCCAGGAGGACAGCTGGGCGGGCCCGGCGAAGCGGTGGATATCGCCGATCTCAGCCACGGCAGCTGTAGTTCTTGATCGGTTGGTCATTGTTGCTGGTCAGGTGGTTGCTGCGGCGGTGATGTTGTTCCAGCGGCGGTGGGCTTCGGTGGCTTGCTGTTGATGGTGGCGGCGCCATGCGGACCAGTGCAGGAGGTGCTCCAGGTCGCGGCGGGGAGGGCGCAGGGCGGTGGCGCGTAGGAGTCGCAGCAGCTCGCGGGTGCTTGAGGGGGCGAGTGGGCCGCTGGGTGTCTGGGCGGCGGCGCGGGCTTGGGTGACGGCCAGGATGGCTGCGGCGAGCATGCTGATCAGGCTCCAGCGCATCCAGGAGTTCCAGCAGGTGGTCTGGCCCTCGTCCAGGCCGCAGTCGGATTTTCCGGCCTGGAAGTCCTCTTCGATTTTCCATCTGCAGCACACCACATCGACCAGGGTGGCCATGGTGACCGCGGTTGCGGAGTGGCAGCGGTAGAAGGAGAGTTCGCGGGTGTAGCGGTGGCGGCGCACCAGCAGGTAGGAGTGGCCCGGCCCGGTGCTTTCGGGGGTGTCGTCGGCGAGGACGCCGATCATGGCCCAGTCGTAGTGACGGTCGCCCTTGGTCCCGTGGCCGGTACGCATGCGCATCCAGGTGCGGCGGGGTAAGCGGGCGGCGAGTTCGGTGGCGGTGAAGCGGCCGGCTGGGGTGGTGACGCGGTGGTCGGCGCGGACCGCGAGGGCGTAGTCGAGGCCGAGTGCCCGTGCATGCCGTCGCAGCTCGCGACCGCCGTACACCTCGTCGCCGGCCAGCCAGCGGGCCGGTATCCCCAGGGCACGTACACGCTGCAGCATGGCGGCCGCGAGCTGTGGCTTGGTGGCGAACAGGGTCTCGTCGGGGACGTGGGTGAGCAGGCGGCGTTCCTCGTCGG
This is a stretch of genomic DNA from Streptomyces sp. V4I8. It encodes these proteins:
- a CDS encoding transposase produces the protein MAEIGDIHRFAGPAQLSSWAGLTPRHRASDTKVHRGRITKQGSALLRWACVEAVQRCRTDTPMRRLHDRITDRRGTAARNVAKTAAARKLLTYVYYALRDGEVRALAQQAA
- a CDS encoding IS701 family transposase — translated: MTTIKEQVAVEATIAGQEWTAAFGAVMAEVADCFPRREPRLLAREMTEGMLMELDTRNCWTLGEALGHSGPHRLQHFLSRGVWDHDLARDRLMTWAAGELADDQAVLIVDETGDEKSSTDCVGAAHQYSGALGGIGLCQVSVHLTYASVSGHTLIDRALYLGAGWAADEERRLLTHVPDETLFATKPQLAAAMLQRVRALGIPARWLAGDEVYGGRELRRHARALGLDYALAVRADHRVTTPAGRFTATELAARLPRRTWMRMRTGHGTKGDRHYDWAMIGVLADDTPESTGPGHSYLLVRRHRYTRELSFYRCHSATAVTMATLVDVVCCRWKIEEDFQAGKSDCGLDEGQTTCWNSWMRWSLISMLAAAILAVTQARAAAQTPSGPLAPSSTRELLRLLRATALRPPRRDLEHLLHWSAWRRHHQQQATEAHRRWNNITAAATT